TCTACAAGAAAATGGTAACTACTTGGTAGGATCTCTATTACATTACATGTTGGTAGTTTGTTGTGACAACTCTTACATATATCCAAAAACCTAAGAGAGAAGCGACCGAATGAAATTGGATTCTAAAAAAAAGATGTTTTTATAGTGAGTTAAACATTgatttattaatccaaaattgTAAATTATTACATGATGATTTTACAACCAAAAATTCTATATGATTTAAAAAGATTGAAGCTAATGTTTCTATTTAAATTACACGTAAaccattttataaaattcaTGTCCAATACTTGTATTTGCACCATACTAAAGAATATGATAAATTGTATTTGTATCATACGCTATACGCATCTGAACAAATGTATCAAGTGTAGGGACTGGATCACAAAGCTGAAAGGGATGAGGGAACTGCGGATAAAGTGAGGAACAGTAGCGGCCCATAATATCAACCATTTGACAATCAAATTCTACATATTGGGCCTAAGAAACAACCCATACACGCGAAACTTTCCAGAGAGACgcctttatttaaaaaaaaaaaaaaaaaaaaaaatcgttttagcagttttattatatttagtttgtCAATTTGTTTACCAATTTCTAACATTTCGCAAGTTGTCAAAGGCACTTCGGCGTATTCTACACAAAGTTGGATTGAGAGAGAGATCAAATCCTAAATCTCGGCGTCTAGGGTTTTTCGATATCAATCATCAGAAACCGGCATGAGGCCAATCCTGTTGCCGGATCCACCCACTCTATCTACCGGCGTGCCCGAGATTTTCGAGCAAGGCGGCTCCCAGAACGTCGTCAGACGCGCCGTCGTTATCGGAAACGGCTTCCCTGGCTCCGAGAATCAGTGTATCGGTCTCGCTCGCGCCCTCGGCTTGGCGCAAAATCACCTCCTCTACGTGAGTTTCTTCGATTCCTCCCTAAGACATCTTTCGGATAAGTAGCTTGCTAAGAATAAGATTGCAATCGTTACTACTTGTATAGCATGTGTAGAAGTTGTTGTGTAGGATGAGGTGTGACTAGTTATTTGATGAGGAGGAGCTCTTAGAAACAGGGCTACGGACATTTGATAATCTTAAGTTCTGGAATAATATAGGGTTTGAGcaatggtttttggtttttttgaatgtctctttttttttttgatgatggAAGCGAGTTACAAGGCCGAAAGGAGGGATCAATGAGTGGCTACACTGGCTCCCTGTTGGTTTTCACAAGAAGTTGGACTTTATCCTCAGGCATCTCTACCTCTACTCCAGGTTGATGCTTGGTTCCAAACAAAGTAAATACATCGCGTCTGAGAATGGTGGGAGTGTTGGCTTGTCCTCTATTCTAGAGGCTGACGTCAAGAGTATTGTCTCCATGGCTCGTGACACCTATGAAAAGTATGTtactttctatttattttttttcgttGTGGCGTTTTTGTGAATTGAAAGTAGGAAGCTAAGCTTGAACGTATTGCAATTCATCTAGCTAagggatttttattttcttttcgcAGGGATGGCCCGTTAGTAGTGATTGCATGTGGGAGAGATACAGTTTCTATTGCTAGCTCCATAAGGCGTCTGGCTTCTGAAAACGTCTTCGTTGTTCAGGTTTTGTTATATGATTTAACCTGGTTGTTATGTTACGTAGACGCTTTAGCTTTGAAATACTACTGTTGGAGatacaaatataatttagtATAGTATCTAGAGGAAAGAGTACTGTTCATGAATCCTGTGAATGATCATATAAAAGGACTGAATCCTAATAATTGATATTTGGTCTTCTTTTTTTGTAGATACAACATCCTAGATCACACTTAAATAGGTTTGACATGGTGATCACACCTCGTCACGACTACTATCCTCTAACCCTCGAAGCGCAAGATCAAGTTCCTAGGTTTATGCGTGCTTGGATTACTCCACGTGAACCACCTCAGGATCATGTTGTAAGTGCCATGTTTTTTTCTCCATTCTCTTTTCCATCATATTACTGTAGATTAAACTTGTTGTGGAGATTTCATTTGTAATTACCATGAATGTGCACACTTATTTTCAGGTCTTGACTGCTGGAGCTCTCCACGGGATCGATTACGCCACACTCCGTAAATCAGCTAGTGCCTGGCATGATGAGTTTGCTGCTCTTCCAAAGCCCTTAGTTGTGGTTAACGTTGGCTGGCCTAGACGTATGTTCTGTTACTCTATTAAGTTACTAGATGGCGTTCTTACACTTGCACCATATAACACATGAGCCCCTTTTTCTTATTGGCATGGGTTTTCTTGGCTTTATGAACAGGTAACTGCCGTTATGGCGCAAACCTCGCAAAGCAGTTAACAGACGCCCTTCTCAGTGTCCTTGATAGCTGTGGAAGTGTCAGAATCGCCCTCTCGTACAGAACCCCTGAAAAGGTCTCCTAACACATGTTTCTATTAACTAGAATAGTTATAGCTGATGCTCTTGGGTTTCACCTCGTATTTTGCTACGCCAAGCAGGTTTCAAGAGTAATTTTCAAAGAGCTAGGAGATAACCCAAAAGTCTTCATTTGGAATGGCCAAGGTACTGATGATCCACAGCAAATTTTGCTTCAGCTTTGTGCACAAACACAATGCAATGAAAAAAGGTTTCTAACGCTTGTTCTTAAAATATTAATCCAGAACCAAATCCTTACATGGGACATTTAGCTTGGGGTGATGCATTTGTAGTGACAGCAGATTCTGTCAGTCTCATAAGTGAAGCCTGCAGCACCGGGTATATAACATACTGAGATAATCCTTTCAGTTTTCTTATTCTTTCGTACAGAAACTATATGGTCTGAGTAATACTTCTATGCTGCAGGAAACCAGTGTATGTTATAGGAGCCGATCACTGTAAATGGAAGATTGCAGATTTCCACAAGTCTTTGAGGGAACGAGGAGTCGTTCGCCCATTTACAGGTTTCGAAGACGTGAGTATCTCTACATTTTCTTAGAACACTCTAGATAGTTTTCCCGTTTTTCATTCTCCATGGCAATGGAACATAGGGAGTTTTCTGGTGAGACTTGTGTTGCGTCCGGTCCTCCATGTCTCCATGATGTTCATTGATCTGGTTtggtattaaatgtttttttttattgtatagaTGTCGGAAAGTTGGAGTTATCCGCCATTGAATGACACAGCAGAAGCAGCTATGAGAGTACGGAGTGCATTAGCTGCACGTGGATGGAGTCTACGCTCTTGAAAACTATCAtacgtttttttgtttatacaaTTTATTTCTGGAATCACAGTTCTCGAAAGTTGTAGAGAAAGAGAAGCCTAAGACAATCGGATGtgcagaaagaaagaaagaaaaggtgaCGGTACCATTTTGAAGGGTTTATTTACGTTTCTTGTGCCCTAAATTTTTTGCTCATATTACCACACAGTGAATCTCTATACCTCTTCTCAATTGGAGTGGTGGCTCTTTGTGAAATAAAGAGAGTGGGAAGTTCTTTTTCCCCTTTGTATTGACTTGTCGGTGATATTCGAATGTGTAGAATGAAAAAATCTCACACGTTCAATAATTTCGTTTTTGATACATTATACTATTATAGGTTGAGGTAGTTACAAGAAGAAACGAGAAGGTTGCCTTAGGGATGGGCGTTCGGGTcctcggggtcaaagatttcagttcCATTCGGATATCtttaaatttcggttcgggttcggataatccatttaaattatttttaaaattttaaaattcattatatattttaaaatactcaaaatacgtaaacttaacatataaattggtttgatttgaatatttggatagagaataaataaatattttacgtatttttggtattttgagtatactttaactatttaaaacatttatttttgattatttgtatatattttcaagtatttttgatAAGTTAAAagtatcaaatatattttggatattttttaatatacattaaatctaaaaaataattaatatatagatttataaatctatttcggatacattcgggtacccgaaatatttcggttcggaccggattcggtttcggttctttaaataccaaaattttatgcctattcggatatttaatcaatttcggttcgggttcggtattactttttcggatcgggttcggttcggttttttggatccgggttttttgcccagccctaggTTGCCTTGAGAAACCTCGTctgttttagttatttttttttcctttcaggCTACAACTCACTCTGCATCCTCAGACTCAGTTATAAGTCTTAGGCACATGAGTCCAGTTTATGTTTCCCTATGAGATCAAGAACCAAACAATTTACAAAATGGTCTAACTCCGAAGGTTGTGCGCAGATCACAATTTACAATTTAATTGGTTGTCTCTACACTTAACTAGATCTGATGCTTTTGTGCACAAAACAAACCACAGCCATGGCTGGAACTATCCGCAAGGCCACACCAATGTGGAGAGAAAAAGACAGGAATCAAACTTGACAATAAAATGTGAAAAGAAAGcagaaactaaaaataaaaactttgtaaaaagtaaaaaacacaGATAACCTCCAATTGTTATTCAATTTAAAAGGTTAGGGtgatattgtaaataaaaagggAATATAAGGGCCATTACTGCAACAAAGATGAAAATATAAACAGAGAGGTTTTGCCAATTCAGAGAAGAAGCATcgaaaaggagagagagagctcgaaCTCTTCCGCCGTCGTCGGAGATTACAGTAAAAGGACCTATATATACATCTCAGACGTGACTCATCAGAAGTCCGACAACGCCAACAGTTGACGGAGATGGAGAAAGTAAAGATCGAGGAGATTCAGTCCACCGCGAAGAAACAGCGGATTGCCACTCACACTCACATCAAGGGTCTTGGCCTCGAGGTTCTCCTCCACTCTACACTGTATCGCTCGAACTtcgtcagttttttttttaaggatttaaAGCTCATTCCTTTGGTTTGGTACGCTCAGGAGACTCAGAGTATAGTGTTTCTAGATGTAACTGCAGTAGGTTTCTCTATGCTCGTGTAGCTCAATGttctttagggtttaaagttttagGCTTTTTGAGGTTTTATAGCTATATGTGGTTCTTTTACTGACAGTTATGTCTCAAAGCATTAGTGTGGTTTCTTTCTATAGCTTGGAATATAGTTCCATTCGCTGAttcgttgtctccgtttctagCCAACCGGAATCCCTATACCATTAGCGGCTGGATTCGTGGGTCAACTTGAGGCTAGAGAGGCAGCTGGTCTTGTAGTGGACATGATCAAGCAGAAGAAAATGGCTGGCAAGGCTCTTCTGCTCGCTGGACCTCCGGGGACAGGGAAAACAGCGTTGGCTCTTGGAATATCCCAAGAGCTGGGTAGTAAGGTTAGTCTCAGATGTCTTTAGCTTACATCTCTTATGTTCCATAGACTCCCACATGGCTTCATTAGATATGGTATGAATGCTTTTTTATTCGTGTTTGTAGGTTCCCTTCTGTCCAATGGTTGGATCTGAGGTTTACTCATCAGAGGTTAAGAAGACTGAGGTTCTCATGGAGAATTTTAGGCGTGCCATTGGGTTACGTATTAAGGAAACCAAAGACGTCTACGAAGGAGAGGTGTGTGTGCTGCTATTTTCAGTTTCTTTCTTGTGTAGTAATATGGTCTCTCTTTGCCGTCAGATTCTTAACATGTTTTGTCTTCCAGGTTACGGAGCTGTCCCCAGAAGAAACTGAAAGTCTTACCGGAGGTTACGGCAAAAGCATCAGTCATGTTATCATTGGACTCAAGACAGTCAAAGGAACCAAACAACTTAAGCTGGATCCCACTATCTACGATGCCTTGATTAAGGAGAAGGTTAGTTTTTTTACTTCTTGGCACCTGTCATTGTTGTTATCCTTTGCTATCAGTTATCAGGTCATTATGTACGCAGGTTCGTCTTATATTTACTGTTTGGCTCCCAGGTAGCTGTAGGAGATGTTATATACATTGAAGCAAACAGTGGAGCTGTAAAGCGGGTGGGTAGAAGTGATGCTTTTGCCACTGAGTTCGATCTGGAAGCAGAAGAATATGTTCCACTTCCCAAAGGAGAGGTTcacaaaaagaaagagatagTGCAGGTTTACCTTCTATGACCTTTTCTTATCCCAAGAACTCTCTCCCTCTGTGTAGTACTAATTATCATcattgtaaatattatgttttacgGATAATCATACATCGTACGTTTGTTCTTTTGTGGTAGCCTCTAAAAGCTTTCTTGACTTTGGTTAGGATGTGACGCTTCAAGATCTGGACGCAGCAAATGCTCGACCTCAAGGCGGGCAGGATATACTTTCTTTGATGGGCCAAATGATGAAACCCCGGAAGACTGAGATCACTGATAAGCTGCGCCAAGAAATTAACAAGGTGACTTCTTCACTGAGACCAAAATGATTCTTGTTTAAATTTCGCTACAGGTCTAATAGTATGGAATGTATGATTATTACAGGTGGTGAACCGTTATATAGATGAAGGTGTTGCAGAGCTTGTTCCCGGAGTTCTATTTATCGACGAGGTTCCTAATTAAATTATCTCATTCCACCATATTGATGTTGCTCAGGACTCAGGAGCAGTGATTTAACTTTATTAACTCCAGGTTCATATGCTTGATATGGAGTGCTTTTCTTACTTAAACCGTGCTCTTGAGAGCTCGCTATCTCCAATAGTAATATTCGCAACAAACAGAGGAGTTTGCAACGTAAGGTGAGGATAAACGCTGGACCTTGGTAGATAAACTATCAGTTTCTGCCTTTGAAATCATGTGAATTTGGGTTTAACTTAAGTGTTATGATTCACTTTGTTTTTGCAGAGGGACTGATATGCCGAGTCCCCATGGAGTCCCTATTGACTTGTTGGATCGGTTGGTCATAATCAGGACCCAAATCTATAACCCTTCTGAAATGATACAGGTCactcagttgtcattttagtttttttgcaTTCCAGTTAATTAACAACATTCTAATAGATTTAGTTATGTCCCCAGATTATAGCTATCCGTGCGCAAGTAGAAGAGCTAACAGTGGATGAGGAATGCTTGGTCGTACTTGGGGACATTGGGCAAAGAACATCCTTAAGGTTTAAAGACTGAACTAGCAAGCATTACTGCttcttttcaatatatgtttctttgtctaaacttttttatttatttattgtgcttTCGCTTTCAGGCACGCAGTTCAGCTTCTGTCTCCTGCCAGCATCGTAGCGAAAATGAATGGACGTGACAACATTTGCAAGGTGCTTCCTTATGAATCTTGGAACAAAACAAAGCAGTATAAAAAtgaatgttgttgttgttaatcTCTTGGTATTTTTGACAGGCTGATATAGAGGAAGTAACATCACTCTACCTTGACGCCAAATCATCAGCAAAGCTTTTGCACGAGCAGCAAGAGAAATACATCTCATGAGAAACACACTAATCGAATGTTTTTGCTCCTCTTTAAGCCATTATGTAATGCCTATGACGTGGAGAAATCTTAATTTAATGGGATAGAGTTGGTTTCATGATAACATTCTACTTGAACCAGTCACTTGATTCGATTGTTACACCTACATTAGTTGTGCTTGTTCATGTTGAGTTTCCTAGTCCCATAATAGACTTGGAACAATTCTTCAAGAACAAACATGTAAAGTCTAATAAATGGAAAACAGGAGAGCAAAAGGGGCGTTTCCTATTTCAACAAATAATATCAGGGCCAAATTTATAAACAATAGAAAGTTGTGGGGGTGTCTTTATAAAAACTTCCGCTACGGTAAGAGTGACTGAACCAGACAGAAGGCTAGGGTTTTTGttgacgaggaagaagatggcGACGAAATCGCTGACCGTTGAAGAAGTTctaaaagagaagaaaacacatGACCTCGATTCCGTCAAGGAACTTAATCTCGGCCACAGAGCTCTCACCGACGTTAGTTTCGTTTCTGCAAACTATGTTCCCAAAATTGaaacgaaaaccctaattgTGAAATTGGTTCATCCAGGTGTCTTGTTTGAGCAAGTTCAAAAACTTGGAGAAGCTCGACCTCCGTTTCAACAATCTCACTGATCTCCAGGTAAAAAGCCAAtagactttaaaaaaataaaacggcGCCTTTTACTTGAAGCTTATCTTCATGTTTTAAATGGTCTTAGGGACTCAAGTCTTGTGCGAATTTGAAGTGGCTGTCGGTTGTGGACAATAAATTGCAGAGCTTGAGTGGAATTGAAGGATTAACTAGGCTTACAGTAAGTTCCAATTCATATCATTTCTTGAAATATGTTTGCTACTTTCATCGTTGAATCATTCT
This genomic stretch from Brassica napus cultivar Da-Ae chromosome C9, Da-Ae, whole genome shotgun sequence harbors:
- the LOC106438369 gene encoding mitochondrial fission protein ELM1, with the protein product MRPILLPDPPTLSTGVPEIFEQGGSQNVVRRAVVIGNGFPGSENQCIGLARALGLAQNHLLYRVTRPKGGINEWLHWLPVGFHKKLDFILRHLYLYSRLMLGSKQSKYIASENGGSVGLSSILEADVKSIVSMARDTYEKDGPLVVIACGRDTVSIASSIRRLASENVFVVQIQHPRSHLNRFDMVITPRHDYYPLTLEAQDQVPRFMRAWITPREPPQDHVVLTAGALHGIDYATLRKSASAWHDEFAALPKPLVVVNVGWPRRNCRYGANLAKQLTDALLSVLDSCGSVRIALSYRTPEKVSRVIFKELGDNPKVFIWNGQEPNPYMGHLAWGDAFVVTADSVSLISEACSTGKPVYVIGADHCKWKIADFHKSLRERGVVRPFTGFEDMSESWSYPPLNDTAEAAMRVRSALAARGWSLRS
- the LOC106438367 gene encoding ruvB-like protein 1, translating into MEKVKIEEIQSTAKKQRIATHTHIKGLGLEPTGIPIPLAAGFVGQLEAREAAGLVVDMIKQKKMAGKALLLAGPPGTGKTALALGISQELGSKVPFCPMVGSEVYSSEVKKTEVLMENFRRAIGLRIKETKDVYEGEVTELSPEETESLTGGYGKSISHVIIGLKTVKGTKQLKLDPTIYDALIKEKVAVGDVIYIEANSGAVKRVGRSDAFATEFDLEAEEYVPLPKGEVHKKKEIVQDVTLQDLDAANARPQGGQDILSLMGQMMKPRKTEITDKLRQEINKVVNRYIDEGVAELVPGVLFIDEVHMLDMECFSYLNRALESSLSPIVIFATNRGVCNVRGTDMPSPHGVPIDLLDRLVIIRTQIYNPSEMIQIIAIRAQVEELTVDEECLVVLGDIGQRTSLRHAVQLLSPASIVAKMNGRDNICKADIEEVTSLYLDAKSSAKLLHEQQEKYIS